The region CTCCTGTGACGACCGCGATCCCGTCGGCGATTCTCATGGGCCCGATTGTCGTCCCCGCCGATCTCCGGGACCGAGCGGGATCAGCCGGGAGCGGGGTCCGGATGACCGGCGGAGCTCAGGGAGTGCCCCTTGTCCTCGTCGATCTCGTGGAGCAGGTGCGCGCCGCGCGCGGTGATGAACACGATCCCGGCGATGACGACGACGGCGGCGAGGCACTCGCCCGCGAGCAGCGCCGGGGTGGTCTCCACCCGCTCGCCCAGCCAGAACGTGCCGATCAGCACGGCGACGACCGGGTCCACGCTCGTGATGATCGCGACCGCGGAGGACACCACGCGGCCCTGCTGGAACGTGTTCTGGCTGAGCAGGAACCCGATGGGCCCCAGCACGATCACGCCGAAGAGCGCGAAGTGGTGCAGCGGCTCGGTGAGACCCAGCCGGAGCTGCCCGGTGACGGCCTTGACCAGGCCGGCCGTGACCCCGTAGAGGATGCCGGTGGCCAGGGCGAGGGCGAGCACCCGGGTCCAGTGCGGGGACGTGGCCGCGTAGATCAGGCACGCCGCCACCGCCGTGACCAGGGCGATCGCGAGCGGCAGCCCGGTGGTGAAGTCCATCGACGTGGGTTGCCCGTTGGGCACCGGGCGGGCGAGCAGCAGGAACGCGGAGAGCCCGGCGGCGCAGAGCAGCGCGCCGAGCAGGATGAGCGGGTCCGGGCGGCGGCGCGACATCAGGGCGGAGAACCCGGCCGCGAACACCACGCCCGTGACGAGCAGCGGCTGCACGATCGCGATCGGCCCGTACGAGAGCGCGAGGACCTGCAGCGTGAAGGCGAGGATCGTGGCCACCAGCCCGATCAGCCACATCGGCCTGCGCAGCAGGTCCGTGAGGAGCTTCGGGCTGAGCGTCGGCGCGACCTCGACCTCCTTGGTCGCCCGCTGCTGGGCGGCCGTGGCGAGGCCGAACCCGGCCGCCCCGAGGATCGCGGCGGGGACGGCGATGACCAACATAGTGCCGTTCATGTCCACCCCCCTGGTCACAAGCCCGACAACTACCGGGTTCTCACCTTTGTTGCATACCCCTCAACGACCCCTGGAGGCGAGGGGGTATTCCCTCGATCACGTCGAGGATCCCGTCGTCGGCGGTGATCCCCAGACACGTCCAGCGGCCCCAGTTGAGCGCGCCCACGGCCAGCCCCACACCCTCGGCCAGCGGCAACACCGGATAGACGGCGGTGATCAGCCCCCCGTGCAGATGGAGCGGACGGCGCGAACCGGGCATGACGGACGCGAGCAGGTGGAAGACCCGGCGGCCGTAGACGACCCGCACGAGCCGTCGCTGCAGCCACCTCGGCAGCGCCCCGAGCCCGGCGAGTACCGCCGCGGCCCCCTCGGGCTGCCCGGCCTGCGCCCCGTCGGCGACCGCGCGGCCGACGAGCGCGACGCGCTCCGCCGGGGTCATCGGCCCGGTGGGCAGTTCCACGGAGACGGCCGCGGTGCGGTTCCCGGCGGCGCGGCTGCCGACGCCGGCCCGGGTCCGCGTGGTCATCGGGACCATGGCCCGGACCCGCTGCGGGGCGTCCGGGCCCAGCAGGTGGTGCAGCGCGTCCGCCAGCACGGCCAGGACCAGCACCGTTGTCCCGACGCCGTGGGCCCGCGCGGCCCGGCGGATGTCGGCGCCGTTGAGCCGGACGCCGACCCGCCGGTGCCTCGGGCCCGACGACCGGCCGACCAGCGGGGAGCGGCCCGCCGGCCCCGCGGCGGCCAGGCTGGCGACCCCGCGCAGGACGGTCACCGCGTGCGCCAGCCGCGGGCCCGGGGTCGGCCGGGCCGGGGCCCCGCCACCGGTCCCGGCGCCCGGCGCGGCGCCCGCCCGCTCGTCCGTCAGCAGCCTGATCAGCGCGTCGGTGACGGCGAGCCCGTCCCCGAGGCTGTGGTGCACGCGCGCCAGCACGCCGATCCCGTCGCCGGCCGCGCCGACCTGCAGCTCCCAGCCCAGGGCGGGGTCGATCGGGGTGCCGAAGAAGTCGGTGACGGCGTCGTCCCAGGTCGCGTGCGTGCCGCCGGGCCCGACGGCCCAGACGTCCGGGCGGACGTGCCGCCCCGGGTCGGGCGCGTCGACGATCGTCCAGCGCAGGGGCGCGCCGAACGCCGCCGGCTCCAGCCGCCGGCACAGCAGCTCGATGCCGGGCGCCCGGGTCCGGACGAGCTCCCTCGTATGAGCGACCCAGTCCGTCCCGGCCGGGTCGATCTCCACCATCACCCGGGCCCCGACCTGCTGCGGCACCCGGGGCGTCTCGGCGTGCAGGAACAGCGAGTCCTGGGCACGGACGCGGTCCTCGGCGTGCTCGCGGGGATGCGCGAGCAGGGACCCCAGCGCCGCCACGTCCGCGGCGAGGTCCGCCCCGTCGAGCCGGGCCGCCAGGCCGCGCACGGCTCCGGCCCTAATCACGGGGTCGACGAGGGCGCGCACCGCGGCCCGCAGCGCGTCCGGCCCGTCGCAGATCGTCGCGAGCCCCGCGGCCGCGAGCGTCTCGGCGTTGGCGCGGCCGTGCCCCGGGACCGGGTCCGCGAGCAGCAACGGCCGGGCGCAGGCCAGTGCCTCCAGCGCGGTCGCCCCGCCGGCGTTGGTGACGACGGCGTCGCAACCGCGGGTGGCGGCTGCCGGGTCGTCGATCCAGTCGACGACGCGCAGCGCCCCGCCCCGCGGGTGCCGGCGGACGACCCGCTCGAGGCGGCGCCGCACGGCGGGGTTGCGGCCGGTACCGACGAGCGCGTCCGCCCCGGCGTCCAGCACCGCGGCGCAGGCGCCCGCCAGGTCGCCGAAGGCCATCGAGCCGAACGAGAGCAGGACCAGCGGCCGCGGCCGGGCCGGGCGATCGGGAGCCGGGGGTTCGAGGGGTGGGGTGAACCGCGAGGAGACCGGCAGCGCGGCCACCCGCACCCGGGCGCCCGGTGCGGCCCGCTCCAGCAGGGCCGCCCCGGCGTCCGTGCTGACCAGGTGCAGGTCCAGCGCGGCGTCCGCCCACAGGGGGTGCGGCGCCGGATCCGCGACGAGCGCGACGGCCGGGACCGCGAGCCGGCCGCGCCGGCGCAGGTGGGCGAGCCCCGTGATGCCCTCCGGGAAGGTCGCGACGACCAGGTCGGGCCGATGCGCGGCGATCTGCGCCGCGATCCCGCGCCCGCTCCACCGGCCGAGGACCGCGCGGGTCCCGGCCCGGAACGGCGGGACCCGCCAGAGCAGCCGGAAGTACAGCGCGTAGAGCCAGGGGAGGTGGCGGACGGCGCCCGCGTAGATCGCGCGGAAGACGGGCCCGGTGCCGCGGCCCATGCCCTCCAGGGTCTCGGTCCAGATCACCTCGACGCCCGGCCACAGCGCGCGGGCCCGCTCCTCGACGGCCCGCGCCGCTGCGTGGTGGCCCTCGCCGATGCTGCCGGTGACCAGCAGGATCCGGCCCGGGGCGGCCGGTGGACCCGGGGTCGCGGACGGGTCGCCCGGCACGGGAGTGATCTGTGTCGTCATCGGGTTCCTCGGCGTGCGGGGCGCGGGGAGCGCGCTAGTTTTCCGGGGTGGACGGGGATCCGGGGCGAGTGCTGGTGCTGTCCGCCCCGGTGGGCGAGGGCCACGTGGCGGCCGCCCGGGCGCTCGCGACCCGGATGCGGGCGCTCTGGCCGCAGGCCGAGGTGCGCGAGGTCGAGGGCACCGGCCGCGGCGGCCCCCGCCGGGACCGCTTCCTCCGCAGCAGCTACGCCGTCACCATGCGCCTCGCCCCGGGCCTCTACGGCCTCGGCTACGACCTCCTGGTCCGGCACCCGCGGTTCGCGGAGCTCTGCAAGGCCGTCGCCGCCGCCAGGCTCGGTCGCGCTCTCGCCCCGCTGGTCGAGGCGGAGCACCCGGACCTCGTCGTCTCCACCTACCCGATGATCTCCGGCGGGCTGGCCTGGCTGCGCCGCCGCGGCCGCATGGCCGCACGGACCGTCGCCGTCGTGACCGACGTGGCGGTGCACCCGTTCTGGGTCTGGCGCGACGTCGACGAGACCTGGACGCTGCTCCCGGCCTCCCGCACCCAGGCCTCGGGCATCGCACCGGGCGCGGACGTGCGGGTGGCGCCCCCGGCCGTCGACCCGCGCTTTCGCCCGGGGGACCGGGCGGGCACCCGGGAGGCCCTCGGCCTGCGCCGGGACGCGTTCGTGGTGCTGGTGACGGGCGGCTCCCTGGCGTTCGGCAGCCTCGGCTCCGTCGTCGACGCGGTCCTGGCCGGCGACGACGGCGCCGGTCAGGTGCAGGCGGTGGTCCTGTGCGGGCGCAACACGCGGCTGAAGGCCCGGCTCGACGCCCGCGGCCTGCCCGCGGAGCGGCTCACGACCGTGGGTTGGACGGGTCGGGTGCCGGACCTGCTGACGGCCGCGGACCTGGTCCTCACGACGGCCGGCGGGATGATCGCGACGGAGGCCCTGGCCGTCGGGACGCCGGTCCTGTTCGCCGCCCCGATCCCGGGCCACGGCAGGGCCGGCGCGCAGATGACGGCGGACGCCGGGCTGGCGCTGGTCTGCCCGCGGCCCGCGGACGTCACCGGCGCCGTGCGCCGACTGCGCGCCGACGAGGCGGAACGGGAGAGGCTCGCGCGGCACGCGGCCGAGTTCGGCCGGGCGGACCTGGACACCGAACTCGCCGCGCTCGCGGCGCGGATGGGCTAGCCGACGCGCAGCTTCGGCTGCGGGACGCCGATCCGCAGGCCGATCCCCTCGCCCGCGAGCGAGCGGTGGAACCACCACAGCGAGAGGGCGATGCCGACCGTGACCATCGAGTACGACCCGGCGGTGGAGACCACCAGGAAGTTCCCGACCGTCTGGGTGGCCAGCACCGCGAGGGTGGTGGCGCCGTTGACCAGGAACACCGCCGCCCAGAGCAGCGACACGCGCTTGAAGAAGCGCTTCATCTGCGGATGCCGGGTGAGGGTGTCCGGGAAGGCGCAGAAGTCGTCCGCCAGCTTGGCCAGCAGGGGACGCTCGAACCCGATCGTGACCAGCAGCAACCCGGCGAAGACGAAGTTCTGCACGGTGGGCTGCAGGAAGTAGAGGAACGCGCTGCCCGTCCAGAGGCCGACCACGGTGCGGGCCACCAGCAGCGTCGTGGAGAGCCAGAGGACGGCCGGGATCCGCTCCCGCTTGACGACCCGCCGGCCGATCGCGAAGGCGGACCAGCTGAGCGCCCCGACGACCCCCGCGGTGAACCCGGACTGGGTGAACAGGATCCAGAACAGGGCGAGCGGGATGAGTGTCGACTCCAGCAGTGGACGCCCGGCGTGGCGCAACAGCGAGCCCATCGACGGCAGGTGGATCAGCGTCGCGCGGTGCTGCGGCGCGCCGGCCATCGTACTGGGCTGCGGCATCCGGATCCCTTCGTCGTCCGCCGCCGCCGGGGGGCCGGCGGGACGCGATGGCGGGAGTGTAGCGGCCCGGGTCACGGGGAGATAACGGGCTCGATGCCCGGTGTGACCCCTCCGTGAGGGTCGGCGCGGCTGCGCTCCCGGACGCCGTACGGCCGCCGGTCACGAGGGCGAATCCCCTCCTCACCCGGACGCCGGGACGGCGCTCAGGCGCCGGAGGCCGCGCGGAGGGACTCGCGCAGCGAGCCCATCGTCGCGAGGACCGCCGACGGCTCGTACCCGCAGTGCGCCATGCAGTTGGCGCAGCGCTCGTCCTTCCCGCGGCCGAACGCGTCCCAGTCGGTGTCCTCGATGAGCTCCTTGTAGGTCTTCACGTAGCCGTCGTCGAGCAGGTAGCAGGGCTTCTGCCAGCCCAGCAGCGAGTAGGACGGGATGGCCCATGCGGTGCAGGACAGGTCGACCTTCCCCTCCAGGAAGTCCAGGAACACCGGCGAGTGGTTGAGCCGCCACTTCCGGCGGCGGCCGCCGTCGAAGGCCTTCCGGAACAGCTCGCGGGTCTGCTCGACGCCCAGCCAGTGCTCCTGGTCCGGCGCCTTCTCGTAGGCGAACCCGGGGGAGATCTGCATGTTGTCGATCCCGAGGTCGTCGTTGAGGTAGTCGAGCACGTCGATGACGTCCTGCGGGGTGTCGGTGTCGAAGAACGTGGTGTTCGTGTTGACCCGGAACCCGGCCGCCTGCGCCATCCTGATCGCGGCGACGGCCTGGTCGAACACGCCCTCCTTGCTCACGGACCGGTCGTGCCGCTCGCGCAGCCCGTCGATGTGCACCATCCACGCGAAGTTCTTGTGCGGGGTGAACCTGTGCAGGTGCTTGGGGAGCAGCACGGCGTTGGTGCAGAGGAAGACGATCTTGCCGAGGTCCAGCAGCCGCCGGACGATGACGTCGATCTCCTTGTGCATCAGCGGCTCGCCGCCGGCGATGGAGACCATCGGCGCACCGCTCTCGACGATCGCGCCCACGGCCTGCTCGACGGGCATGCGCTGCTTGAGCAGGTGGGCGGGCTGCTCGATCTTGCCGCAGCCCGCGCACTTCAGGTTGCAGGCGAAGAGCGGCTCCAGCTCGACCAGGAGCGGGAACTTCTCCACCCGCTTGATCTTCTGCTTCAGCAGGTACGTGCCGAGCCGGACGGACTGGCGGAGGGGCATGGCCATCGTGGTCAGCTCACTTCTCTCGGGAGGGTGAAGGTGATGTCCTCGGTCCCGGTGGTGGTCGTCGTCAGGACGGCGGGCCCCAGGCCGGACAGGCAGGTCACCAGCTCGTCGACGAGGTGCGGCGGCGCGGAGGCGCCGGCGCTGATCCCGATCCGCGCGGCCCGGGCGAGCAAGGCCAGGTCCAGCTCGTCGACGTCGTCCACGAGACGGGCGGGGGGTCCCTCGCGCTCGGCCACCTCGGCGAGGCGCCGGGAGTTCGACGAGTTCGGGGAACCGACGACGAGCACGAGGTCGACG is a window of Pseudonocardia sp. T1-2H DNA encoding:
- a CDS encoding VC0807 family protein, which gives rise to MPQPSTMAGAPQHRATLIHLPSMGSLLRHAGRPLLESTLIPLALFWILFTQSGFTAGVVGALSWSAFAIGRRVVKRERIPAVLWLSTTLLVARTVVGLWTGSAFLYFLQPTVQNFVFAGLLLVTIGFERPLLAKLADDFCAFPDTLTRHPQMKRFFKRVSLLWAAVFLVNGATTLAVLATQTVGNFLVVSTAGSYSMVTVGIALSLWWFHRSLAGEGIGLRIGVPQPKLRVG
- a CDS encoding wax ester/triacylglycerol synthase domain-containing protein; this encodes MTTQITPVPGDPSATPGPPAAPGRILLVTGSIGEGHHAAARAVEERARALWPGVEVIWTETLEGMGRGTGPVFRAIYAGAVRHLPWLYALYFRLLWRVPPFRAGTRAVLGRWSGRGIAAQIAAHRPDLVVATFPEGITGLAHLRRRGRLAVPAVALVADPAPHPLWADAALDLHLVSTDAGAALLERAAPGARVRVAALPVSSRFTPPLEPPAPDRPARPRPLVLLSFGSMAFGDLAGACAAVLDAGADALVGTGRNPAVRRRLERVVRRHPRGGALRVVDWIDDPAAATRGCDAVVTNAGGATALEALACARPLLLADPVPGHGRANAETLAAAGLATICDGPDALRAAVRALVDPVIRAGAVRGLAARLDGADLAADVAALGSLLAHPREHAEDRVRAQDSLFLHAETPRVPQQVGARVMVEIDPAGTDWVAHTRELVRTRAPGIELLCRRLEPAAFGAPLRWTIVDAPDPGRHVRPDVWAVGPGGTHATWDDAVTDFFGTPIDPALGWELQVGAAGDGIGVLARVHHSLGDGLAVTDALIRLLTDERAGAAPGAGTGGGAPARPTPGPRLAHAVTVLRGVASLAAAGPAGRSPLVGRSSGPRHRRVGVRLNGADIRRAARAHGVGTTVLVLAVLADALHHLLGPDAPQRVRAMVPMTTRTRAGVGSRAAGNRTAAVSVELPTGPMTPAERVALVGRAVADGAQAGQPEGAAAVLAGLGALPRWLQRRLVRVVYGRRVFHLLASVMPGSRRPLHLHGGLITAVYPVLPLAEGVGLAVGALNWGRWTCLGITADDGILDVIEGIPPRLQGSLRGMQQR
- the hpnH gene encoding adenosyl-hopene transferase HpnH — translated: MAMPLRQSVRLGTYLLKQKIKRVEKFPLLVELEPLFACNLKCAGCGKIEQPAHLLKQRMPVEQAVGAIVESGAPMVSIAGGEPLMHKEIDVIVRRLLDLGKIVFLCTNAVLLPKHLHRFTPHKNFAWMVHIDGLRERHDRSVSKEGVFDQAVAAIRMAQAAGFRVNTNTTFFDTDTPQDVIDVLDYLNDDLGIDNMQISPGFAYEKAPDQEHWLGVEQTRELFRKAFDGGRRRKWRLNHSPVFLDFLEGKVDLSCTAWAIPSYSLLGWQKPCYLLDDGYVKTYKELIEDTDWDAFGRGKDERCANCMAHCGYEPSAVLATMGSLRESLRAASGA
- a CDS encoding DMT family transporter gives rise to the protein MNGTMLVIAVPAAILGAAGFGLATAAQQRATKEVEVAPTLSPKLLTDLLRRPMWLIGLVATILAFTLQVLALSYGPIAIVQPLLVTGVVFAAGFSALMSRRRPDPLILLGALLCAAGLSAFLLLARPVPNGQPTSMDFTTGLPLAIALVTAVAACLIYAATSPHWTRVLALALATGILYGVTAGLVKAVTGQLRLGLTEPLHHFALFGVIVLGPIGFLLSQNTFQQGRVVSSAVAIITSVDPVVAVLIGTFWLGERVETTPALLAGECLAAVVVIAGIVFITARGAHLLHEIDEDKGHSLSSAGHPDPAPG
- a CDS encoding MGDG synthase family glycosyltransferase — protein: MDGDPGRVLVLSAPVGEGHVAAARALATRMRALWPQAEVREVEGTGRGGPRRDRFLRSSYAVTMRLAPGLYGLGYDLLVRHPRFAELCKAVAAARLGRALAPLVEAEHPDLVVSTYPMISGGLAWLRRRGRMAARTVAVVTDVAVHPFWVWRDVDETWTLLPASRTQASGIAPGADVRVAPPAVDPRFRPGDRAGTREALGLRRDAFVVLVTGGSLAFGSLGSVVDAVLAGDDGAGQVQAVVLCGRNTRLKARLDARGLPAERLTTVGWTGRVPDLLTAADLVLTTAGGMIATEALAVGTPVLFAAPIPGHGRAGAQMTADAGLALVCPRPADVTGAVRRLRADEAERERLARHAAEFGRADLDTELAALAARMG